One part of the Calypte anna isolate BGI_N300 chromosome 12, bCalAnn1_v1.p, whole genome shotgun sequence genome encodes these proteins:
- the LOC103525244 gene encoding haloacid dehalogenase-like hydrolase domain-containing 5 isoform X4: MGRSLPPLRALLRSRPGAVAAARGGGARQLNILPSFGFLFDIDGVLVRGKTPIPAAKTAFQKLVNSQGQFLVPVVFVTNAGNCLRQKKADQLSHLLGVPISQDQVMMSHSPLRMFKRYHEKCVLVSGQGPLLDIAQDLGFCQPITIETLREKHPLLDVVDHDRRPNVLYPSAVELPKIEAVVLFGEPVRWETNLQLIIDVLLTSGYPGNPYHQENYPHIPVLACNMDLMWVAEAQSPRFGHGTFMVCLENIYKKITGKDLKYEALMGKPSKLTYQYAEYLIRAQAAARQWTQPIQTLYAVGDNLMTDVYGANLYNRYLEENSRKGSKSLIQAKAAAGRGSSALSQDDEIDTSWENELASSAAAHCRNCTNKNLSSVFPTSCRTSRMLA, translated from the exons ATGGGCCGCTCTCTGCCCCCGCTCCGCGCTCTGCTTAGGAGTCGCCCCGGGGCGGTGGCAGCGGCTCGGGGCGGCGGTGCCCGTCAG CTCAACATACTGCCAtcctttggtttcctttttgaCATTGATGGTGTACTGGTACGAGGAAAGACTCCAATCCCAGCTGCCAAAACTGCCTTTCAAAAGCTTGTTAATTCTCAGGGACAATTCTTGGTGCCTGTGGTATTTGTCACCAATGCAGGGAATTGCCTCCGCCAGAAAAAAGCTGATCAGTTGTCTCACCTACTGGGAGTTCCA ATTTCTCAAGATCAAGTGATGATGTCTCACAGTCCCCTGAGGATGTTCAAACGTTACCATGAAAAATGTGTCCTTGTATCTGGACAAGGACCACTTCTTGATATTGCTCAAga CCTTGGTTTCTGTCAGCCTATTACCATTGAAACACTGAGGGAGAAACACCCTTTGCTGGATGTTGTTGACCATGACAGGAGACCCAACGTTCTG tATCCCTCTGCTGTGGAGCTTCCCAAGATCGAGG ctgttgttttgtttggggagCCAGTCAGATGGGAAACCAACCTCCAGCTGATAATAGATGTTTTGCTGACAAGTGGCTATCCTGGAAATCCATATCACCAGGAAAATTACCCTCATATTCCTGTGCTTGCTTGTAACATGGATCTGATGTGGGTAGCTGAAGCACAGTCCCCAAG GTTTGGACATGGCACATTCATGGtttgtttggaaaacatttaCAAGAAGATCACTGGCAAAGACTTGAAATACGAGGCTTTAATGGGGAAACCCAGTAAACTAACCTACCAGTATGCAGAGTACCTCATCAGGGCTCAGGCAGCAGCACGGCAGTGGACACAGCCCATCCAGACTCTGTATGCTGTTGG AGATAATCTCATGACTGATGTGTATGGTGCTAACCTTTACAATCGCTATCTTGAAGAGAACTCCAGAAAAGGGTCAAAATCCCTCATTCAggccaaagctgctgctggcagaggatCTTCTGCTCTCTCTCAGGATGATGAAATAGACACCAGCTGGGAGAATGAATTAgcatcttcagctgctgctcactgTAG aAATTgtacaaacaaaaatctgtctTCAGTTTTCCCAACTTCTTGCAGAACTAGCAGAATGCTAGCTTAA
- the LOC103525244 gene encoding haloacid dehalogenase-like hydrolase domain-containing 5 isoform X3 — protein MGRSLPPLRALLRSRPGAVAAARGGGARQLNILPSFGFLFDIDGVLVRGKTPIPAAKTAFQKLVNSQGQFLVPVVFVTNAGNCLRQKKADQLSHLLGVPISQDQVMMSHSPLRMFKRYHEKCVLVSGQGPLLDIAQDLGFCQPITIETLREKHPLLDVVDHDRRPNVLYPSAVELPKIEVRWETNLQLIIDVLLTSGYPGNPYHQENYPHIPVLACNMDLMWVAEAQSPRFGHGTFMVCLENIYKKITGKDLKYEALMGKPSKLTYQYAEYLIRAQAAARQWTQPIQTLYAVGDNLMTDVYGANLYNRYLEENSRKGSKSLIQAKAAAGRGSSALSQDDEIDTSWENELASSAAAHCRSVLVCTGVYNPHTEVPLDTRENITEAVFHGHRDFRFDPGLVEPDHIVPDVDAAVDLVFQLENFAHN, from the exons ATGGGCCGCTCTCTGCCCCCGCTCCGCGCTCTGCTTAGGAGTCGCCCCGGGGCGGTGGCAGCGGCTCGGGGCGGCGGTGCCCGTCAG CTCAACATACTGCCAtcctttggtttcctttttgaCATTGATGGTGTACTGGTACGAGGAAAGACTCCAATCCCAGCTGCCAAAACTGCCTTTCAAAAGCTTGTTAATTCTCAGGGACAATTCTTGGTGCCTGTGGTATTTGTCACCAATGCAGGGAATTGCCTCCGCCAGAAAAAAGCTGATCAGTTGTCTCACCTACTGGGAGTTCCA ATTTCTCAAGATCAAGTGATGATGTCTCACAGTCCCCTGAGGATGTTCAAACGTTACCATGAAAAATGTGTCCTTGTATCTGGACAAGGACCACTTCTTGATATTGCTCAAga CCTTGGTTTCTGTCAGCCTATTACCATTGAAACACTGAGGGAGAAACACCCTTTGCTGGATGTTGTTGACCATGACAGGAGACCCAACGTTCTG tATCCCTCTGCTGTGGAGCTTCCCAAGATCGAGG TCAGATGGGAAACCAACCTCCAGCTGATAATAGATGTTTTGCTGACAAGTGGCTATCCTGGAAATCCATATCACCAGGAAAATTACCCTCATATTCCTGTGCTTGCTTGTAACATGGATCTGATGTGGGTAGCTGAAGCACAGTCCCCAAG GTTTGGACATGGCACATTCATGGtttgtttggaaaacatttaCAAGAAGATCACTGGCAAAGACTTGAAATACGAGGCTTTAATGGGGAAACCCAGTAAACTAACCTACCAGTATGCAGAGTACCTCATCAGGGCTCAGGCAGCAGCACGGCAGTGGACACAGCCCATCCAGACTCTGTATGCTGTTGG AGATAATCTCATGACTGATGTGTATGGTGCTAACCTTTACAATCGCTATCTTGAAGAGAACTCCAGAAAAGGGTCAAAATCCCTCATTCAggccaaagctgctgctggcagaggatCTTCTGCTCTCTCTCAGGATGATGAAATAGACACCAGCTGGGAGAATGAATTAgcatcttcagctgctgctcactgTAGGTCTGTTCTGGTTTGTACTGGGGTTTACAACCCTCACACAGAGGTCCCCCTGGATACCAGGGAGAACATAACTGAAGCGGTGTTCCATGGCCACAGAGATTTTAGGTTTGATCCTGGTTTGGTAGAACCAGATCATATTGTACCAGATGTTGATGCTGCTGTAGACCTGGTCTTCCAGCTGGAGAACTTTGCACATAATTGA
- the LOC103525244 gene encoding haloacid dehalogenase-like hydrolase domain-containing 5 isoform X2: protein MGRSLPPLRALLRSRPGAVAAARGGGARQLNILPSFGFLFDIDGVLVRGKTPIPAAKTAFQKLVNSQGQFLVPVVFVTNAGNCLRQKKADQLSHLLGVPISQDQVMMSHSPLRMFKRYHEKCVLVSGQGPLLDIAQDLGFCQPITIETLREKHPLLDVVDHDRRPNVLYPSAVELPKIEAVVLFGEPVRWETNLQLIIDVLLTSGYPGNPYHQENYPHIPVLACNMDLMWVAEAQSPRFGHGTFMVCLENIYKKITGKDLKYEALMGKPSKLTYQYAEYLIRAQAAARQWTQPIQTLDNLMTDVYGANLYNRYLEENSRKGSKSLIQAKAAAGRGSSALSQDDEIDTSWENELASSAAAHCRSVLVCTGVYNPHTEVPLDTRENITEAVFHGHRDFRFDPGLVEPDHIVPDVDAAVDLVFQLENFAHN, encoded by the exons ATGGGCCGCTCTCTGCCCCCGCTCCGCGCTCTGCTTAGGAGTCGCCCCGGGGCGGTGGCAGCGGCTCGGGGCGGCGGTGCCCGTCAG CTCAACATACTGCCAtcctttggtttcctttttgaCATTGATGGTGTACTGGTACGAGGAAAGACTCCAATCCCAGCTGCCAAAACTGCCTTTCAAAAGCTTGTTAATTCTCAGGGACAATTCTTGGTGCCTGTGGTATTTGTCACCAATGCAGGGAATTGCCTCCGCCAGAAAAAAGCTGATCAGTTGTCTCACCTACTGGGAGTTCCA ATTTCTCAAGATCAAGTGATGATGTCTCACAGTCCCCTGAGGATGTTCAAACGTTACCATGAAAAATGTGTCCTTGTATCTGGACAAGGACCACTTCTTGATATTGCTCAAga CCTTGGTTTCTGTCAGCCTATTACCATTGAAACACTGAGGGAGAAACACCCTTTGCTGGATGTTGTTGACCATGACAGGAGACCCAACGTTCTG tATCCCTCTGCTGTGGAGCTTCCCAAGATCGAGG ctgttgttttgtttggggagCCAGTCAGATGGGAAACCAACCTCCAGCTGATAATAGATGTTTTGCTGACAAGTGGCTATCCTGGAAATCCATATCACCAGGAAAATTACCCTCATATTCCTGTGCTTGCTTGTAACATGGATCTGATGTGGGTAGCTGAAGCACAGTCCCCAAG GTTTGGACATGGCACATTCATGGtttgtttggaaaacatttaCAAGAAGATCACTGGCAAAGACTTGAAATACGAGGCTTTAATGGGGAAACCCAGTAAACTAACCTACCAGTATGCAGAGTACCTCATCAGGGCTCAGGCAGCAGCACGGCAGTGGACACAGCCCATCCAGACTCT AGATAATCTCATGACTGATGTGTATGGTGCTAACCTTTACAATCGCTATCTTGAAGAGAACTCCAGAAAAGGGTCAAAATCCCTCATTCAggccaaagctgctgctggcagaggatCTTCTGCTCTCTCTCAGGATGATGAAATAGACACCAGCTGGGAGAATGAATTAgcatcttcagctgctgctcactgTAGGTCTGTTCTGGTTTGTACTGGGGTTTACAACCCTCACACAGAGGTCCCCCTGGATACCAGGGAGAACATAACTGAAGCGGTGTTCCATGGCCACAGAGATTTTAGGTTTGATCCTGGTTTGGTAGAACCAGATCATATTGTACCAGATGTTGATGCTGCTGTAGACCTGGTCTTCCAGCTGGAGAACTTTGCACATAATTGA
- the LOC103525244 gene encoding haloacid dehalogenase-like hydrolase domain-containing 5 isoform X1: MGRSLPPLRALLRSRPGAVAAARGGGARQLNILPSFGFLFDIDGVLVRGKTPIPAAKTAFQKLVNSQGQFLVPVVFVTNAGNCLRQKKADQLSHLLGVPISQDQVMMSHSPLRMFKRYHEKCVLVSGQGPLLDIAQDLGFCQPITIETLREKHPLLDVVDHDRRPNVLYPSAVELPKIEAVVLFGEPVRWETNLQLIIDVLLTSGYPGNPYHQENYPHIPVLACNMDLMWVAEAQSPRFGHGTFMVCLENIYKKITGKDLKYEALMGKPSKLTYQYAEYLIRAQAAARQWTQPIQTLYAVGDNLMTDVYGANLYNRYLEENSRKGSKSLIQAKAAAGRGSSALSQDDEIDTSWENELASSAAAHCRSVLVCTGVYNPHTEVPLDTRENITEAVFHGHRDFRFDPGLVEPDHIVPDVDAAVDLVFQLENFAHN; the protein is encoded by the exons ATGGGCCGCTCTCTGCCCCCGCTCCGCGCTCTGCTTAGGAGTCGCCCCGGGGCGGTGGCAGCGGCTCGGGGCGGCGGTGCCCGTCAG CTCAACATACTGCCAtcctttggtttcctttttgaCATTGATGGTGTACTGGTACGAGGAAAGACTCCAATCCCAGCTGCCAAAACTGCCTTTCAAAAGCTTGTTAATTCTCAGGGACAATTCTTGGTGCCTGTGGTATTTGTCACCAATGCAGGGAATTGCCTCCGCCAGAAAAAAGCTGATCAGTTGTCTCACCTACTGGGAGTTCCA ATTTCTCAAGATCAAGTGATGATGTCTCACAGTCCCCTGAGGATGTTCAAACGTTACCATGAAAAATGTGTCCTTGTATCTGGACAAGGACCACTTCTTGATATTGCTCAAga CCTTGGTTTCTGTCAGCCTATTACCATTGAAACACTGAGGGAGAAACACCCTTTGCTGGATGTTGTTGACCATGACAGGAGACCCAACGTTCTG tATCCCTCTGCTGTGGAGCTTCCCAAGATCGAGG ctgttgttttgtttggggagCCAGTCAGATGGGAAACCAACCTCCAGCTGATAATAGATGTTTTGCTGACAAGTGGCTATCCTGGAAATCCATATCACCAGGAAAATTACCCTCATATTCCTGTGCTTGCTTGTAACATGGATCTGATGTGGGTAGCTGAAGCACAGTCCCCAAG GTTTGGACATGGCACATTCATGGtttgtttggaaaacatttaCAAGAAGATCACTGGCAAAGACTTGAAATACGAGGCTTTAATGGGGAAACCCAGTAAACTAACCTACCAGTATGCAGAGTACCTCATCAGGGCTCAGGCAGCAGCACGGCAGTGGACACAGCCCATCCAGACTCTGTATGCTGTTGG AGATAATCTCATGACTGATGTGTATGGTGCTAACCTTTACAATCGCTATCTTGAAGAGAACTCCAGAAAAGGGTCAAAATCCCTCATTCAggccaaagctgctgctggcagaggatCTTCTGCTCTCTCTCAGGATGATGAAATAGACACCAGCTGGGAGAATGAATTAgcatcttcagctgctgctcactgTAGGTCTGTTCTGGTTTGTACTGGGGTTTACAACCCTCACACAGAGGTCCCCCTGGATACCAGGGAGAACATAACTGAAGCGGTGTTCCATGGCCACAGAGATTTTAGGTTTGATCCTGGTTTGGTAGAACCAGATCATATTGTACCAGATGTTGATGCTGCTGTAGACCTGGTCTTCCAGCTGGAGAACTTTGCACATAATTGA
- the LOC103525233 gene encoding pre-mRNA-splicing factor ISY1 homolog, giving the protein MARNAEKAMTALARFRQAQLEEGKVKERRPFLASECNELPKAEKWRRQIIGEISKKVAQIQNAGLGEFRIRDLNDEINKLLREKGHWEFRIKELGGPDYARIGPKMLDHEGKEVPGNRGYKYFGAAKDLPGVRELFEKEPLPPPRKTRAELMKSIDAEYYGYRDEDDGILEPLEQEHEKKVIAEAVEKWKKEREARLARGEEEEEEEENIYAVDDESDEESGKDKEGEEGQQKFIAHVPVPSQQEIEEALVRRKKMELLQKYASETLMAQSEEAKTLLGL; this is encoded by the exons ATG GCTCGAAACGCGGAGAAGGCCAT GACGGCCTTGGCCAGGTTCAGGCAAGCTCAGCTTGAGGAAGGGAAGGTGAAG GAACGAAGACCTTTCCTTGCCTCAGAGTGCAATGAATTGCCTAAAGCTGAGAAATGGAGGAGACAG ATCATTGGAGAAATATCCAAGAAAGTGGCACAGATTCAGAATG CTGGATTAGGTGAATTCAGAATTCGGGACCTGAATGATGAAATAAACAAACTTCTGAGGGAGAAAGGCCACTGGGAATTCAGAATAAAGGAGCTCGGAGGCCCTGACTATGCT aggaTTGGCCCGAAAATGTTAGATCATGAGGGGAAAGAAGTTCCAGGAAACAGAGGTTACAAATATTTTGGAGCTGCAAAGGATTTACCAGGAGTTAGAGAACTTTTTGAGAAGGAAC CCCTCCCACCACCTCGGAAGACTCGAGCTGAGCTTATGAAATCCATTGATGCAGAATACTATGGCTACAGGGATGAAGATGATGGTATTCTGGAGCCACTGGAGCAAGAACATGAAAAGAAAG TTATAGCAgaagcagtggaaaaatggaaaaaggagagagaagcacGGCTTGCAAgaggtgaggaggaagaggaggaagaagaaaatatttatgctgTCGATGATGAG tctgatgAGGAAAGTGGCAAGGATAAAGAAGGTGAAGAAGGCCAACAGAAGTTTATTGCACATGTTCCAGTGCCATCTCAACAGGAG ATTGAAGAAGCTCTTGTGCGGAGAAAGAAGATGGAGCTTCTGCAGAAGTATGCCAGTGAAACCCTGATGGCACAGAGTGAAGAAGCAAAAACACTTCTAGGATTGTGA
- the CNBP gene encoding cellular nucleic acid-binding protein isoform X4, translating to MSSNECFKCGRTGHWARECPTGIGRGRGMRSRGRGFQFMSSSLPDICYRCGESGHLAKDCDLQEDACYNCGRGGHIAKDCKEPKREREQCCYNCGKPGHLARDCDHADEQKCYSCGEFGHIQKDCTKVKCYRCGETGHVAINCSKTSEVNCYRCGESGHLARECTIEATA from the exons ATGAGCAGCAACGAGTGCTTCAAGTGTGGACGTACCGGGCACTGGGCCCGGGAGTGCCCCACTGGGATTGGCCGTGGCCGTGGGATGAGAAGCCGTGGCAGAG GCTTCCAGTTCATGTCTTCATCTCTCCCAGACATCTGTTACCGCTGTGGTGAGTCTGGCCATCTTGCTAAGGACTGTGATCTTCAGGAGGATG CCTGCTATAACTGCGGTAGAGGTGGCCACATTGCGAAGGACTGCAAGGAGCccaagagggagagagagcagTGCTGCTACAACTGTGGCAAACCCGGGCACCTGGCTCGGGACTGCGACCACGCAGATGAGCAGAAGTGCTATTCTTGTGGAGAGTTTGGACACATTCAAAAAGACTGCACCAAAGTGAAATGCTATAG GTGTGGTGAAACTGGCCACGTAGCCATCAACTGCAGCAAGACCAGTGAAGTCAACTGCTATCGCTGCGGCGAGTCAGGGCACCTTGCACGGGAATGCACAATTGAAGCTACAGcctaa
- the CNBP gene encoding cellular nucleic acid-binding protein isoform X2 → MSSNECFKCGRTGHWARECPTGIGRGRGMRSRGRGFQFMSSSLPDICYRCGESGHLAKDCDLQEDEACYNCGRGGHIAKDCKEPKREREQCCYNCGKPGHLARDCDHADEQKCYSCGEFGHIQKDCTKVKCYRCGETGHVAINCSKTSEVNCYRCGESGHLARECTIEATA, encoded by the exons ATGAGCAGCAACGAGTGCTTCAAGTGTGGACGTACCGGGCACTGGGCCCGGGAGTGCCCCACTGGGATTGGCCGTGGCCGTGGGATGAGAAGCCGTGGCAGAG GCTTCCAGTTCATGTCTTCATCTCTCCCAGACATCTGTTACCGCTGTGGTGAGTCTGGCCATCTTGCTAAGGACTGTGATCTTCAGGAGGATG AAGCCTGCTATAACTGCGGTAGAGGTGGCCACATTGCGAAGGACTGCAAGGAGCccaagagggagagagagcagTGCTGCTACAACTGTGGCAAACCCGGGCACCTGGCTCGGGACTGCGACCACGCAGATGAGCAGAAGTGCTATTCTTGTGGAGAGTTTGGACACATTCAAAAAGACTGCACCAAAGTGAAATGCTATAG GTGTGGTGAAACTGGCCACGTAGCCATCAACTGCAGCAAGACCAGTGAAGTCAACTGCTATCGCTGCGGCGAGTCAGGGCACCTTGCACGGGAATGCACAATTGAAGCTACAGcctaa
- the CNBP gene encoding cellular nucleic acid-binding protein isoform X1, translating to MSSNECFKCGRTGHWARECPTGIGRGRGMRSRGRAGFQFMSSSLPDICYRCGESGHLAKDCDLQEDEACYNCGRGGHIAKDCKEPKREREQCCYNCGKPGHLARDCDHADEQKCYSCGEFGHIQKDCTKVKCYRCGETGHVAINCSKTSEVNCYRCGESGHLARECTIEATA from the exons ATGAGCAGCAACGAGTGCTTCAAGTGTGGACGTACCGGGCACTGGGCCCGGGAGTGCCCCACTGGGATTGGCCGTGGCCGTGGGATGAGAAGCCGTGGCAGAG CAGGCTTCCAGTTCATGTCTTCATCTCTCCCAGACATCTGTTACCGCTGTGGTGAGTCTGGCCATCTTGCTAAGGACTGTGATCTTCAGGAGGATG AAGCCTGCTATAACTGCGGTAGAGGTGGCCACATTGCGAAGGACTGCAAGGAGCccaagagggagagagagcagTGCTGCTACAACTGTGGCAAACCCGGGCACCTGGCTCGGGACTGCGACCACGCAGATGAGCAGAAGTGCTATTCTTGTGGAGAGTTTGGACACATTCAAAAAGACTGCACCAAAGTGAAATGCTATAG GTGTGGTGAAACTGGCCACGTAGCCATCAACTGCAGCAAGACCAGTGAAGTCAACTGCTATCGCTGCGGCGAGTCAGGGCACCTTGCACGGGAATGCACAATTGAAGCTACAGcctaa
- the CNBP gene encoding cellular nucleic acid-binding protein isoform X3: MSSNECFKCGRTGHWARECPTGIGRGRGMRSRGRAGFQFMSSSLPDICYRCGESGHLAKDCDLQEDACYNCGRGGHIAKDCKEPKREREQCCYNCGKPGHLARDCDHADEQKCYSCGEFGHIQKDCTKVKCYRCGETGHVAINCSKTSEVNCYRCGESGHLARECTIEATA; the protein is encoded by the exons ATGAGCAGCAACGAGTGCTTCAAGTGTGGACGTACCGGGCACTGGGCCCGGGAGTGCCCCACTGGGATTGGCCGTGGCCGTGGGATGAGAAGCCGTGGCAGAG CAGGCTTCCAGTTCATGTCTTCATCTCTCCCAGACATCTGTTACCGCTGTGGTGAGTCTGGCCATCTTGCTAAGGACTGTGATCTTCAGGAGGATG CCTGCTATAACTGCGGTAGAGGTGGCCACATTGCGAAGGACTGCAAGGAGCccaagagggagagagagcagTGCTGCTACAACTGTGGCAAACCCGGGCACCTGGCTCGGGACTGCGACCACGCAGATGAGCAGAAGTGCTATTCTTGTGGAGAGTTTGGACACATTCAAAAAGACTGCACCAAAGTGAAATGCTATAG GTGTGGTGAAACTGGCCACGTAGCCATCAACTGCAGCAAGACCAGTGAAGTCAACTGCTATCGCTGCGGCGAGTCAGGGCACCTTGCACGGGAATGCACAATTGAAGCTACAGcctaa